A single window of Ammospiza caudacuta isolate bAmmCau1 chromosome 12, bAmmCau1.pri, whole genome shotgun sequence DNA harbors:
- the TSEN2 gene encoding tRNA-splicing endonuclease subunit Sen2 yields MAEAVFHPPKRKRRVFESYKAPFPVDVGGKDFRLCQAEIINNNVIVRNPEDIEQLYNKGYFGKGILSRSRPVFSISDPQLVAKWRGVNTNMPIITSQKYQRRVQWAQSVLREQGLDSCSISRILESYTKPLGLPLCTGDGDGQAGHSCTTGSTGNAELGRKCGREGAQRPEGHKQHSQEGGDPGSASRDQEQEHPRDVAEGSCHRDPAVPWGCEGKQSPEQRAWEEMDSRECAPEYVLVQEEEEGSSCPEDDSTHAQDNLVKKEVLVCRKNPFRIFEYLQLSLEEAFFLVYALGCLSVYYGEEPLSIVKLWEVFSEVKPDFKTTYMAYHYFRGKGWVPKVGLKYGTDLLLYRKGPPFYHASYSVIAELVDDNFEGSLRRPLSWMSLSGLNRTNANASKELMLCYLIRPSDMTAEEMATPECMKRIKVQELIVSRWVSSRERSEPDEF; encoded by the exons ATGGCAGAAGCAGTTTTTCACCccccaaaaaggaaaagaagagttTTCGAGTCCTACAAGGCTCCCTTTCCTGTGGATGTGGGGGGGAAGGATTTCAGACTCTGCCAGGCTGAGATCATTAACAACAATGTGATTGTGAGGAACCCCGAGGATATTGAACAGCTCTACAACAAG GGCTATTTTGGCAAAGGGATCCTCTCCAGGAGCCGCCCAGTGTTCAGCATTTCAGATCCTCAGCTGGTGGCCAAGTGGAGAG GTGTTAACACAAACATGCCCATTATTACATCCCAAAA GTACCAGCGGCGCGTGCAGTGGGCTCAGAGTGTGCTGCGGGAGCAGGGCCTGGacagctgctccatcagcagGATCCTGGAGAGTTACACCAaacccctggggctgcccctctgcacaggggatggggatggacaggctgggcacagctgcaccacagggagcacaggaaatgcagaacTGGGCAGGAAAtgtggcagggaaggagcccaACGGCCTGAGGGTCACAAGCAGCACTCCCAGGAGGGAGGAGATCCTGGCAGTGCCTCCAGGGACCAGGAACAGGAGCACCCCAGGGACGTGGCTGAGGGGTCCTGCCACAGGGACCCcgctgtgccctggggctgtgaggggaagcagagccctgagcagaggGCTTGGGAGGAGATGGACTCAAGGGAATGTGCTCCAGAATATGTGCTGGTgcaagaggaggaagaaggcagCTCCTGTCCTGAAGATGACTCCACTCATGCACAAGATAAT CTTGTCAAGAAGGAAGTATTAGTATGCAGAAAAAACCCATTTAGGATTTTTGAGTACTTACAACTCAGCTTGGAAGAG gcttttttcttGGTCTATGCCCTGGGATGTTTAAGTGTTTATTATGGTGAG GAGCCCCTGAGCATCGTGAAGCTGTGGGAAGTGTTCAGTGAGGTGAAGCCCGATTTCAAAACCACCTACATGGCCTACCACTACTTCAGGGGCAAGGGCTGGGTGCCCAAGGTGGGGCTGAAGTATGGCACGGACCTCT tGCTGTATCGGAAAGGGCCCCCGTTCTACCACGCCAG TTACTCTGTCATTGCTGAGTTGGTGGATGATAATTTTGAAGGTTCCCTTCGCAGACCCCTCAGCTGGATGTCCCTCTCTGGGCTGAACAGAACAAATGCAAATGCTTCCAAG GAGCTCATGCTGTGCTACTTGATCAGACCTTCTGACATGACAGCAGAGGAGATGGCAACCCCAGAGTGCATGAAGAGAATCAAGGTTCAG GAGCTGATCGTGTCCCGTTGGGTCTCCTCCCGTGAGCGCAGCGAGCCCGATGAATTTTAA